From Thalassotalea euphylliae, the proteins below share one genomic window:
- a CDS encoding PilZ domain-containing protein, with protein sequence MTDSSNHEIERRQSFRLDMEKELVTVSWADESGRQWSKSLACLDFSRGGARVDCDMAISEDTQATITVKANSPDKQTFQCRVVRCSEQPTGWYEIAFTLGDKV encoded by the coding sequence ATGACCGACAGCAGTAACCATGAGATAGAACGACGCCAATCATTTCGGTTGGACATGGAAAAAGAGTTAGTGACAGTAAGTTGGGCCGATGAGAGCGGACGCCAATGGAGCAAATCTTTAGCTTGTCTTGATTTTTCACGTGGTGGCGCTCGCGTTGATTGTGATATGGCTATTTCAGAAGACACCCAAGCGACCATCACGGTTAAAGCAAATTCCCCAGATAAACAGACTTTCCAATGTCGGGTTGTCAGGTGCTCTGAGCAGCCGACAGGTTGGTATGAAATCGCATTTACACTCGGTGATAAAGTGTAG
- the radC gene encoding RadC family protein, with the protein MLKTWPAQERPREKLLQQGPAALSDAELLAIFLRTGVKGCSVVDLARQLLNNFGSIAAIYQASISDFCQVHGLGQAKYVQLQACLEMAKRYLKEQASTQHYLTSSRQTKDYLISELRGERHEVFGVVLLSSQHEVMGFERLFEGTIDAAAVYPRVVVERVLSLNAAAVILVHNHPSGVASPSDADHRITQRLIQALGLIEVPVLDHLVVANHQCYSFAEHGQL; encoded by the coding sequence ATGTTAAAGACTTGGCCAGCGCAAGAGCGTCCGCGTGAAAAGTTGTTGCAACAAGGCCCTGCGGCGCTGAGTGACGCAGAGTTATTGGCGATTTTTCTGCGCACTGGGGTCAAAGGGTGTTCGGTTGTTGACTTGGCGCGCCAACTATTGAACAACTTTGGCAGTATTGCCGCCATTTATCAGGCGAGCATCAGTGATTTTTGCCAAGTTCACGGTTTAGGACAGGCAAAATATGTCCAGTTGCAAGCGTGCTTGGAGATGGCCAAGCGCTACTTGAAGGAGCAGGCCAGTACACAGCATTATTTGACCAGCTCAAGGCAGACCAAAGACTATCTGATTTCGGAGCTGCGCGGTGAGCGCCATGAAGTATTTGGTGTGGTGTTACTGAGTAGCCAACACGAGGTCATGGGCTTTGAACGTTTGTTTGAAGGAACCATCGACGCGGCGGCCGTCTACCCAAGAGTGGTTGTTGAACGCGTACTTTCGCTCAATGCCGCTGCCGTCATTTTAGTGCATAACCATCCATCGGGCGTTGCTTCCCCCAGTGACGCTGACCACCGCATTACGCAGCGGTTGATTCAAGCACTTGGGCTAATTGAGGTACCTGTGCTCGACCATCTTGTCGTCGCTAACCACCAATGTTACTCGTTTGCCGAGCACGGTCAGCTGTAA
- a CDS encoding aminoacyl-histidine dipeptidase, with amino-acid sequence MSQLAQLSPNTLWQLFEKICSIPHPSKHEQAISAWIQSWAKELGISVKEDAVGNLILKKPATAGMEDKKGVILQAHMDMVPQKNNDTTHDFLTDPIQPYTVAEADGLWVTAKDTTLGADNGIGLASALAVLASDDIAHGPLEVLVTIDEEAGMTGAFGLQPGEFDGDILINTDSEQEGEVYMGCAGGIDGNASFAIETESVPADYQAFNVSLSGLKGGHSGVDIDTGRANANKLLVRFLLSAVKQFDIQLTELNGGSLRNAIPREANASFVVAKANVPALKTAVADYLAQARDNLKAIETDLDMLLISPEDFQQCWSKACQLNILNALNACPNGVVRMSDDIEGIAETSLNLGVMRTKGRKFVAQTLIRSLHDDGRLATEETVRSVFDLAGATIEFSGAYPGWQPDTSSPVMQVVRETYQAEFGKLPEIMVIHAGLECGLFKTAYPHWDMVSFGPTIKFPHSPDEKVNVETVGQYWQLLLAVLKNIPAK; translated from the coding sequence ATGTCGCAGTTAGCACAACTTTCGCCAAATACCCTTTGGCAGCTATTTGAAAAAATTTGCAGTATTCCGCACCCCTCAAAACACGAACAAGCCATTTCGGCTTGGATTCAGTCTTGGGCAAAAGAGCTAGGTATTTCCGTAAAAGAAGACGCCGTTGGTAACCTGATTTTAAAGAAGCCAGCAACAGCGGGCATGGAAGATAAAAAAGGCGTCATTCTGCAAGCACACATGGATATGGTGCCGCAAAAAAACAACGATACAACACATGACTTCTTAACCGACCCGATTCAGCCATACACGGTTGCAGAAGCCGATGGCTTATGGGTCACAGCAAAAGACACTACGCTAGGTGCTGACAATGGTATTGGTTTAGCCTCAGCACTGGCGGTATTGGCAAGTGATGACATAGCCCACGGCCCATTGGAAGTGCTGGTTACGATTGATGAAGAAGCTGGTATGACAGGTGCCTTCGGATTACAACCGGGTGAATTCGACGGCGACATCTTGATCAATACGGATTCTGAGCAAGAAGGTGAAGTTTACATGGGCTGTGCTGGTGGTATCGACGGCAATGCGAGCTTTGCCATCGAAACGGAATCAGTTCCTGCTGACTACCAAGCATTTAACGTGTCATTGTCAGGCTTAAAAGGTGGCCATTCCGGTGTTGATATTGACACGGGCCGCGCCAATGCCAACAAGTTATTGGTGCGTTTTTTACTGTCAGCAGTTAAACAATTCGATATTCAACTGACTGAGCTTAACGGCGGTAGCCTGCGCAATGCGATCCCTCGTGAAGCCAACGCTAGCTTTGTTGTAGCCAAAGCGAATGTGCCAGCGCTGAAAACAGCCGTTGCTGACTATTTGGCACAGGCGCGCGACAACTTAAAGGCGATCGAAACTGACCTCGACATGCTGCTTATCTCGCCAGAAGACTTTCAACAATGTTGGTCAAAGGCATGTCAGCTCAACATACTTAATGCGTTAAACGCTTGCCCTAACGGTGTCGTCCGCATGAGTGATGACATTGAAGGGATCGCTGAAACCTCGCTAAACCTTGGCGTAATGCGCACCAAAGGGCGCAAATTTGTCGCGCAAACCCTGATCCGCAGCTTGCACGATGATGGCCGATTAGCCACCGAAGAAACCGTGCGTTCAGTATTTGACCTCGCGGGTGCAACCATTGAATTTAGCGGCGCTTATCCGGGTTGGCAGCCAGATACCAGCTCACCGGTGATGCAAGTCGTGCGCGAAACTTATCAAGCTGAGTTTGGTAAATTGCCGGAGATCATGGTCATTCACGCTGGGCTAGAATGTGGTTTATTTAAAACAGCTTACCCACACTGGGACATGGTGTCATTTGGCCCAACCATTAAGTTCCCACATTCGCCTGATGAAAAGGTCAATGTTGAAACGGTAGGCCAGTACTGGCAGCTACTATTAGCTGTACTAAAAAATATTCCGGCAAAGTAG
- a CDS encoding response regulator transcription factor has protein sequence MIQPDKIIIADDHPLFRQALLTTLSQRITPCQWLEAETIAELDSQLSSHQDADLLILDLNIPGGHGFNNLINVRKHHPQIPVVIMSAHEDNDTMNKAIDLGAQGFIPKSTPVAAIYQAIIEILNGKQWLPAQFSAQSPVEECHDIAERVASLTQQQHKILMMFAQGMLNKQIAYDLNVSEATIKAHATAIFKKLNVRNRTQAVIAISHLDLSDQDLSN, from the coding sequence ATGATTCAGCCTGATAAAATAATAATAGCTGACGATCATCCGTTATTTCGACAAGCGTTGCTCACCACCTTGTCACAGCGCATTACGCCATGCCAATGGCTGGAAGCCGAAACCATCGCTGAGCTAGACAGCCAGCTCTCAAGCCACCAAGATGCTGATCTACTTATTTTGGATCTGAATATTCCCGGTGGTCATGGCTTCAACAACCTCATTAATGTGCGCAAGCATCACCCGCAGATTCCGGTCGTCATCATGTCAGCCCATGAAGACAACGACACAATGAACAAAGCAATCGACTTAGGTGCGCAAGGCTTTATCCCCAAATCAACGCCAGTCGCTGCGATCTATCAAGCCATTATTGAAATTCTCAACGGCAAGCAATGGTTGCCTGCCCAGTTTAGTGCCCAATCGCCAGTTGAAGAGTGCCACGATATCGCCGAGCGGGTGGCGAGTTTGACCCAACAACAGCACAAAATTCTGATGATGTTTGCACAAGGGATGCTCAACAAGCAAATTGCTTACGATCTCAATGTCTCTGAGGCCACGATCAAAGCACACGCGACCGCAATTTTTAAAAAGCTTAACGTCCGCAATCGCACGCAAGCCGTGATTGCCATTAGTCACCTCGACCTAAGCGATCAGGACTTGAGCAATTAA
- the coaBC gene encoding bifunctional phosphopantothenoylcysteine decarboxylase/phosphopantothenate--cysteine ligase CoaBC, with translation MQALHNKNIVLGITGGIAAYKGPELVRRLKEQGANVRVVVTESAKAFVTPLSLQAVSANPVSDDLLDPQAELAMGHIELAKWADLVVVAPATANTIAKLAHGMADDLLTTIALATAAPLAIAPAMNQQMWHNPMTQKNVAALTAYGATLLGPGSGEQACGDVGLGRMLDVPELVSGVIEVLSTNQQLLAGQHWVITAGPTQEPIDPVRYISNHSSGKMGYAVAQAALEAGAKVTLISGPTKLAPPQGADFIPVITAAEMHQQALSHATSANIFVACAAVADYRVAQVADQKIKKHEDAMQISMVKNPDIVADVAGLTQGRPFTVGFAAETQDVEQYARGKLQRKNLDLIAANNVSLSGQGFNSDDNALTVFSADDRTELALTSKSQLAKELVAIISSKAERKA, from the coding sequence ATGCAAGCTTTACATAATAAAAACATTGTCTTAGGAATTACTGGTGGAATTGCCGCCTACAAAGGGCCAGAGCTGGTAAGAAGGCTCAAAGAGCAAGGGGCGAATGTGCGTGTTGTCGTCACTGAGTCTGCCAAAGCATTTGTTACACCGTTATCGTTACAAGCAGTGTCCGCTAACCCAGTATCAGATGACTTACTCGATCCACAAGCCGAGCTCGCCATGGGACACATTGAATTGGCAAAATGGGCTGATTTAGTGGTCGTCGCCCCTGCCACCGCGAATACGATTGCGAAATTAGCACACGGAATGGCAGACGATTTACTGACCACAATTGCCCTAGCAACAGCAGCGCCATTGGCAATTGCGCCGGCAATGAATCAACAAATGTGGCACAACCCGATGACCCAAAAAAATGTTGCCGCGCTAACAGCATATGGCGCTACCCTACTTGGCCCTGGCAGTGGTGAACAAGCCTGTGGCGATGTCGGCCTTGGCCGTATGCTTGATGTGCCAGAACTCGTCTCGGGGGTTATTGAAGTGCTCAGTACAAACCAGCAATTGCTTGCGGGCCAGCACTGGGTGATAACGGCTGGGCCAACGCAAGAGCCTATCGACCCCGTGCGGTACATCTCTAATCACAGCTCAGGTAAAATGGGCTACGCTGTTGCACAAGCGGCACTAGAGGCCGGTGCTAAAGTCACCTTAATTTCAGGACCAACTAAGCTAGCACCACCACAAGGTGCTGACTTCATCCCTGTGATTACGGCCGCAGAAATGCATCAACAAGCACTGTCACACGCGACCAGTGCCAATATCTTCGTGGCTTGTGCCGCAGTTGCTGACTATCGTGTTGCCCAAGTTGCCGATCAAAAAATCAAAAAACACGAAGACGCAATGCAGATCAGTATGGTGAAAAACCCAGATATTGTCGCCGATGTCGCAGGACTGACCCAAGGCCGCCCATTTACCGTTGGCTTTGCCGCTGAGACACAAGACGTTGAGCAATATGCACGCGGCAAATTACAGCGCAAGAACCTGGATTTGATTGCGGCGAATAACGTCTCACTCTCAGGTCAAGGCTTTAACAGTGATGACAACGCGCTCACCGTATTTTCTGCCGACGATAGAACTGAGCTGGCATTGACCAGCAAATCTCAGCTAGCGAAAGAGCTAGTGGCGATTATTTCATCAAAAGCAGAGCGCAAGGCGTAA
- a CDS encoding hybrid sensor histidine kinase/response regulator: protein MFANWQLIAVSLSYIGLLFGIAYLGDKYRHHLTKQWQPLIYAMTMGVYCTSWSFMGTTGQAATDFFSHLPIFLGPILLFVFAWPFLMRMIRVSIKLNLTSIADLLAARFGKSHNLAILVTIVALVGTMPYLALQLKAIVYSFEQLQGRALVSSAQLGLIISMVLAGFTIVFGVRQLDVTERHPGVMLAIAFESLVKLFAFVTIGIFVCFFLFDSPLALWEQAGAQAQVEEQLAFSNITGWLAMLIIVMAAFLSLPRQFQVMVVELQDERDTRLARSLFPIYLFIFAVLAIPMGLAGKELLGNQVPADTYVLFLPAASGQAWMTLLAFLGAISAASSMVIIAAIALSTMLSNEIIFPLVYRYRSRKQQLSFDEFRVNLLKIRKFLVFFVIMLGYLVFLVASPDALAALGVVAFGAFAQLTPALLAAFYWRGASLTGVFAGILVGFSMWLFLSFLPQLGISVDGFSDALVNSSTMVSLFSLVANIFVMYTVSQISRQSVQERVQASVFLEWQPTVTATKQHKKAVSPKELELLVSRFIGQDKARESFASFDASVNKVVIGAAQYNQQLLHFTESKLASTMGASSARLVLSSALEGRDFALDELAILVEEASSQQQQFGQSLLQSAIENASEGISIIDKSLNLVAWNKKYLELFGYPESLVYVGSPIASLIRFNLERDLYAAKNIEQQVQRRIDFLRQGSPHSSERELGDKVIRIQGNPLPDGGFVMLFSDISAYRRAEQVLKDANVDLEARVNERTEKLANANRELARAREKAEQAHYQKSLYLKACSHDLMQPIEAARLFSEALANQSLSAQQQRQVDNISNSLKVANELLSDLAEITRIESGKISPNVEPFALQTLFDEIASEFSLSAQQHGVEFQVMPTKVWVYSDGYLLRRMLQNLITNAFRYASPGRLLLGVRRSHNKVLIQVIDTGPGIPAAQQTAVFEQFTQLAQEQHSGKGLGLGLSITKGISQVLGHQLSLVALQGHGCCFSIAVPRVEAVSKPIMQANKPATLNGICVLCVDDDEDVLAGMVEMLSSWHCEVLAANSAASALTMFAQHKLSIDILLVDYQLSATDNGIELIQAMRAMTNVYLPAILVSASSEYALDDKAAANEIGFMRKMVKPAALRALMSAKLSEQLHRQFIAERG from the coding sequence CGATGACCATGGGGGTTTACTGTACCTCGTGGAGTTTTATGGGCACCACTGGGCAGGCAGCGACTGACTTTTTCTCTCACCTCCCTATTTTTCTGGGGCCGATTTTACTGTTTGTCTTTGCGTGGCCATTTCTGATGCGCATGATTCGGGTCAGTATCAAATTGAACCTGACCTCAATAGCCGATCTACTGGCCGCGCGTTTTGGCAAATCCCATAACTTAGCGATTCTGGTGACCATTGTCGCACTGGTGGGGACGATGCCGTACCTTGCCTTGCAACTTAAAGCCATTGTTTACTCTTTTGAGCAGCTACAAGGGCGTGCGCTGGTGAGTTCAGCCCAGCTGGGACTGATCATTAGCATGGTACTTGCGGGGTTTACCATCGTCTTTGGCGTTCGCCAGCTTGATGTGACCGAGCGTCATCCGGGGGTGATGTTGGCGATTGCGTTTGAGTCTCTGGTGAAGTTATTTGCGTTTGTCACTATCGGCATTTTTGTCTGCTTTTTTCTTTTCGATTCGCCACTGGCTCTGTGGGAACAAGCTGGCGCGCAGGCGCAAGTTGAAGAGCAACTCGCTTTTTCCAATATCACTGGCTGGTTGGCAATGTTGATCATAGTGATGGCCGCTTTTTTGTCACTACCGCGCCAATTTCAGGTAATGGTGGTTGAGCTGCAAGACGAGCGTGACACGAGACTTGCACGTTCGCTATTTCCTATTTACCTCTTTATTTTTGCGGTGTTAGCGATTCCGATGGGCTTGGCGGGCAAGGAACTACTGGGCAATCAAGTGCCGGCTGATACATATGTTTTATTCCTGCCGGCGGCTAGTGGTCAGGCTTGGATGACGTTATTGGCTTTTTTAGGGGCGATATCGGCGGCAAGCTCTATGGTGATTATTGCCGCGATTGCGCTTAGTACTATGTTAAGCAACGAGATTATCTTCCCGTTAGTTTATCGCTACCGCTCGCGTAAACAGCAACTGTCATTCGATGAATTTCGCGTTAATTTGCTAAAAATACGCAAGTTTTTAGTGTTCTTTGTGATTATGCTCGGCTACTTAGTGTTTCTAGTGGCATCGCCAGATGCCTTAGCGGCTCTCGGTGTTGTCGCATTTGGCGCATTTGCGCAACTAACCCCTGCCTTGTTAGCTGCATTTTATTGGCGAGGTGCCAGTTTAACGGGGGTTTTCGCGGGTATTTTAGTGGGCTTTTCAATGTGGCTATTTTTAAGCTTCCTGCCACAACTGGGGATCAGTGTTGACGGCTTCAGTGATGCCTTAGTCAACAGCAGCACTATGGTGAGTTTATTCAGTTTGGTGGCTAATATTTTTGTCATGTACACCGTTTCTCAAATTAGTCGTCAAAGTGTGCAAGAGCGCGTACAAGCCTCTGTATTTCTAGAATGGCAACCAACCGTCACCGCAACGAAACAGCACAAAAAAGCAGTTAGCCCGAAAGAGCTAGAACTGCTTGTTTCACGCTTTATTGGTCAAGACAAAGCGCGAGAAAGCTTTGCCAGTTTTGATGCCTCGGTGAATAAGGTGGTTATTGGCGCCGCCCAATACAACCAGCAATTGTTGCACTTCACCGAGAGTAAGTTAGCGAGCACTATGGGCGCATCATCAGCGCGTTTGGTGTTGTCGTCTGCACTAGAGGGGCGAGACTTCGCGTTAGACGAGTTAGCCATATTAGTTGAGGAAGCATCCAGCCAGCAGCAGCAATTTGGTCAGTCATTGCTGCAAAGTGCAATAGAAAACGCCAGCGAAGGTATCTCGATTATTGATAAATCATTGAATTTAGTGGCGTGGAATAAAAAGTACCTTGAACTGTTTGGCTATCCGGAATCGCTTGTTTATGTTGGTAGCCCTATCGCTTCACTGATTCGCTTTAACCTAGAGCGAGATTTATACGCCGCAAAAAACATTGAACAGCAAGTGCAACGTCGTATTGATTTTTTGCGCCAAGGTAGCCCGCACAGCTCAGAGCGCGAGTTAGGCGATAAGGTGATTCGCATTCAAGGTAACCCATTACCTGATGGCGGTTTTGTGATGCTGTTTTCCGATATCAGTGCCTATCGACGAGCAGAGCAAGTACTGAAAGATGCCAATGTCGATCTAGAGGCACGGGTCAATGAACGCACCGAAAAGTTGGCCAATGCTAACCGTGAGTTAGCGCGAGCGAGAGAAAAGGCTGAGCAGGCACATTACCAAAAAAGTTTGTATTTAAAAGCGTGTAGCCATGATTTGATGCAACCGATTGAGGCGGCACGTCTCTTCAGTGAAGCATTGGCTAACCAGTCGTTGTCTGCGCAACAGCAGCGTCAGGTTGACAACATCAGCAATTCGCTCAAAGTGGCTAACGAATTGTTGTCAGATCTCGCTGAAATCACGCGTATTGAAAGCGGCAAAATAAGTCCGAATGTTGAACCTTTTGCTTTGCAAACCTTATTTGATGAAATCGCCAGTGAGTTTTCATTGTCTGCTCAGCAGCACGGTGTTGAATTTCAGGTGATGCCAACCAAAGTTTGGGTCTACTCTGATGGTTACTTGTTGCGCCGTATGTTGCAAAACTTGATCACCAATGCTTTTCGCTATGCCAGCCCAGGTCGGCTGTTATTAGGGGTTAGGCGCAGTCATAACAAAGTGCTCATTCAAGTGATCGATACTGGCCCCGGTATCCCAGCGGCGCAACAGACCGCCGTATTTGAGCAGTTTACACAGCTGGCTCAAGAACAACACAGTGGTAAAGGGCTGGGCTTAGGACTCAGCATCACTAAGGGCATCAGCCAAGTATTGGGGCATCAGCTGTCACTGGTTGCTCTGCAAGGCCATGGTTGTTGTTTTTCGATAGCTGTTCCGCGAGTAGAGGCGGTTAGCAAGCCCATTATGCAAGCCAACAAGCCTGCGACACTCAACGGCATTTGTGTACTTTGCGTTGATGACGATGAAGATGTGCTCGCGGGGATGGTGGAGATGCTATCGAGTTGGCATTGTGAAGTGCTGGCGGCCAACAGCGCAGCGAGTGCGTTAACAATGTTTGCACAACATAAGCTTAGCATCGACATTCTGTTGGTTGATTATCAGCTGTCGGCAACCGACAATGGCATCGAATTGATCCAAGCAATGCGGGCGATGACCAATGTTTATTTGCCCGCCATCTTAGTGAGCGCCAGCAGTGAGTATGCGCTCGATGACAAAGCCGCAGCAAACGAGATAGGGTTTATGCGAAAGATGGTCAAGCCCGCTGCGTTAAGGGCGTTGATGAGCGCCAAATTGAGTGAACAATTACATCGCCAATTTATCGCAGAGCGAGGCTAA
- the slmA gene encoding nucleoid occlusion factor SlmA — protein MSTTEKPNRKQQILECLALMLQSSPGQRITTAKLAAEVGVSEAALYRHFPSKARMFEGLIEFIEESIFSRINLILTDHKEAVIRCHHILHVLLIFAERNPGMCRILSGDALMGENERLRARVNQFFEKLESQFKQVLRERKLREGKGFEISEQALANLLVSFAEGKISQYVRSGFSKKPSDEFNEQWQFLMASK, from the coding sequence ATGTCAACCACCGAAAAACCTAACCGTAAACAGCAAATCCTTGAATGTTTAGCGCTGATGTTACAATCAAGCCCCGGCCAGCGTATTACTACGGCAAAACTTGCCGCCGAAGTGGGTGTCTCTGAAGCTGCACTATATCGCCATTTCCCATCTAAGGCGCGCATGTTCGAAGGCTTGATCGAGTTTATTGAAGAGTCTATTTTTTCTCGTATCAACTTAATTTTGACCGATCACAAAGAAGCCGTGATCCGCTGTCATCACATTTTACATGTATTGCTAATATTCGCTGAGCGCAACCCAGGTATGTGTCGTATTTTGTCGGGCGATGCACTGATGGGTGAAAACGAACGTTTGCGTGCACGTGTCAATCAATTCTTTGAGAAATTAGAATCACAATTTAAACAAGTACTACGCGAGCGCAAGCTGCGCGAAGGTAAAGGTTTTGAAATTTCAGAGCAGGCGTTAGCTAATCTGTTAGTTTCATTCGCTGAAGGGAAAATCAGCCAATACGTGCGCTCTGGTTTCAGTAAAAAACCAAGTGACGAATTTAACGAGCAATGGCAGTTTTTAATGGCGAGCAAGTAA
- the rpmG gene encoding 50S ribosomal protein L33, with the protein MRDKIRLVSSAGTGHFYTTDKNKKTMPEKMEIKKFDPVVRKHVVYKEAKIK; encoded by the coding sequence ATGCGTGATAAAATTCGTTTAGTATCTTCTGCTGGAACAGGTCATTTTTATACTACTGACAAGAATAAAAAGACTATGCCAGAGAAAATGGAAATCAAAAAATTCGATCCTGTAGTACGTAAGCACGTTGTCTACAAAGAAGCTAAAATCAAGTAG
- the mutM gene encoding bifunctional DNA-formamidopyrimidine glycosylase/DNA-(apurinic or apyrimidinic site) lyase has product MPELPEVEVCRLGIKPHIDKQIIDDIVVRQRQLRWPIPAQISDAIGEAILALERRSKYLIIKVTSGSILIHLGMSGTIRVIDKALAPVKHDHVDIVLANGKALRLNDPRRFGAVLWLAGDQDEQGVLAKLGPEPLTDDFHADYLYEKSRNKALPVKTFIMNNPVVVGVGNIYANESLFLSGIRPTKKAGKLTKKQCQLLTKNIKEVLAAAIKQGGTTLKDFTQADGRPGYFKQSLYVYGRAGQACLTCETTLKEVRQANRSSVYCPQCQKP; this is encoded by the coding sequence ATGCCTGAATTACCTGAAGTCGAAGTATGCCGTTTAGGCATTAAACCACATATCGATAAGCAAATTATTGATGACATTGTTGTTCGTCAGCGCCAGCTTAGGTGGCCAATCCCAGCGCAAATTAGTGACGCTATTGGCGAGGCTATTTTGGCGCTAGAACGACGCTCAAAATACCTGATCATCAAAGTAACCAGTGGCAGTATTCTCATTCACCTTGGGATGTCGGGAACCATCCGTGTTATTGATAAAGCACTGGCGCCGGTCAAACACGATCATGTCGATATTGTGTTGGCAAATGGTAAAGCATTGCGATTGAACGACCCAAGACGTTTTGGCGCTGTACTTTGGCTTGCTGGTGATCAAGATGAGCAAGGGGTGTTGGCTAAATTAGGGCCAGAGCCTCTTACTGATGATTTTCATGCCGATTATTTGTATGAAAAGTCGCGCAATAAAGCGCTGCCTGTTAAAACCTTTATTATGAATAACCCTGTGGTTGTAGGTGTTGGCAATATCTACGCGAACGAATCTTTGTTTTTAAGCGGTATTCGACCAACCAAAAAAGCGGGCAAGCTCACCAAAAAGCAGTGCCAGCTGCTGACGAAGAATATCAAGGAAGTGCTGGCTGCTGCCATCAAACAGGGGGGGACAACGCTTAAAGATTTCACCCAGGCTGATGGTCGTCCAGGCTACTTCAAACAATCACTTTATGTCTATGGCAGAGCAGGGCAGGCGTGTTTAACGTGTGAAACGACGTTAAAAGAAGTGCGACAAGCGAACCGCAGTTCGGTTTATTGTCCACAATGCCAAAAGCCATAG
- a CDS encoding AAA family ATPase: MMILVGGEKGGSGKSCLAQNIAVYFAKHKNAIVLMVDCDPQRTTSDWIQARNTDPSLPAINCIQLYGKIRNDLLSLSQHYDYVVVDCGGQDNLALRAAMSVADHVVIPLRPKRRDLKTVPHMEDMLSTCKMVNPKMLASFVITQCPALPTQANRILEAKEVCASYGINVLNAVTYNRNVYDDSEESGSSVLENEPDGKAAKEMIAIAEELLAMKPDNSHEFN, from the coding sequence ATGATGATATTGGTTGGTGGTGAAAAAGGTGGTAGTGGTAAAAGTTGTTTAGCGCAGAATATAGCGGTGTATTTTGCTAAACACAAAAACGCCATTGTGTTGATGGTTGATTGTGATCCGCAGCGCACAACCTCAGATTGGATTCAAGCGCGTAACACTGACCCTTCGCTGCCGGCGATAAACTGTATTCAACTTTACGGTAAAATCCGCAATGATTTGCTAAGTCTCAGTCAGCATTATGATTACGTGGTTGTTGATTGTGGTGGCCAAGATAACTTGGCACTGCGCGCCGCAATGTCGGTCGCCGACCACGTTGTTATCCCACTTAGGCCGAAACGTCGAGATCTAAAAACAGTCCCTCATATGGAGGACATGCTTAGTACCTGTAAGATGGTTAACCCGAAAATGCTCGCCTCATTTGTGATCACTCAATGTCCAGCCTTGCCGACTCAAGCCAATCGCATTTTAGAAGCGAAAGAAGTGTGCGCTTCGTACGGTATTAACGTGTTAAATGCCGTCACTTACAATCGCAATGTCTATGATGACAGTGAAGAGTCGGGTTCTTCGGTATTGGAAAATGAGCCTGACGGTAAGGCCGCTAAAGAAATGATAGCAATCGCTGAGGAGCTACTTGCGATGAAGCCGGATAACTCTCATGAGTTTAACTGA
- the rpmB gene encoding 50S ribosomal protein L28: MSKVCQVTGKKPVVGNNRSHARNATRRRFLPNLQSHRFWVESENRFVKLRLTPKGMRIIDKKGIDAVLADIRARGEKV; this comes from the coding sequence ATGTCTAAAGTTTGCCAAGTAACTGGCAAAAAACCAGTTGTAGGGAACAACCGTTCTCACGCAAGAAACGCGACACGTCGTCGTTTCTTACCAAACCTTCAATCTCACCGTTTTTGGGTTGAGAGCGAAAACCGTTTCGTAAAATTACGCCTTACTCCTAAAGGTATGCGTATTATCGATAAGAAAGGCATCGATGCAGTATTAGCTGACATCCGTGCACGCGGCGAAAAAGTCTAA